CCAGAAGGAGCGGGGCACGATAACCACATCACCAGGTGAAAGCGGAATCACCTCGCCTTTGGCGAGCATTTTCTTCAGGTTAATCCTGACCCGGCTCTTACTAATTGCCCGAACCAAAACCACCCTGGAAAGGTCAGCCTCGGTTGTTGGTCCGCCACCTGCAGAAATCAACTCAACAACATCAGGATTGGCACTCAGGCTGTAAGCACCAGGGGATCGCACCTGACCCCAGACATAGTATTTAAACATCGGTGTCTGATACAAAGGCGTTGTGCCACTGGTAGCGGGCTGCGCCGAGGCGAGGGCAAACAGAGATAAAAGAGTTACGAACCCTGAACCCCGAACTATGAACTTGAAACTATCTTTCTGCCCCAGGTTCATTTGTATTCCAGTTTGAATTCGCAGCGCCGGTTGAGATAATACTTGGCAGGGTCATGTTCAACTATTCTTTCCTCGCCATAACTGATGGTCTTGAGGATTCCGGCATCAATGCCTAAGTTCACCAAATAACCCTTTGCCGATTCTGCCCGTCGCCATCCCAAAGCCATATTGTATTCTGATGTTCCGATTGGACAGCAGTGCCCTTCAATCGTCACAACTGGTTTCTTCCCTGCCTTAATTAAACTGGAAATCTGCTCGGCATTCCCTCTTAGAATCTCTGCATCTCCAGGTCGGATGTCTGATTTGTCAAAATCAAAATATATATTAGCCAGTTCAATCCTTGTCGGTGGCACGGTTTCAACAGCAACGGTTTCCGGCACAACCTCTGGAGCCGGATAAGGTGATGGAGCAGGGGCTTTCGGTCCTAACAGGTTATCAATCTGATAGGTCAACCCCAATGCCACCCTGCCGAACTTGTCATCTTTATCCTTTGGGAAGATGAGCCCTTCAATCTTCGTCAGGGC
The DNA window shown above is from candidate division WOR-3 bacterium and carries:
- a CDS encoding SLBB domain-containing protein, producing MNLGQKDSFKFIVRGSGFVTLLSLFALASAQPATSGTTPLYQTPMFKYYVWGQVRSPGAYSLSANPDVVELISAGGGPTTEADLSRVVLVRAISKSRVRINLKKMLAKGEVIPLSPGDVVIVPRSFWYSFRNELTFVSTVAVLVNLTLTIINLTQK